Proteins encoded together in one Streptomyces sp. TLI_171 window:
- a CDS encoding lysine N(6)-hydroxylase/L-ornithine N(5)-oxygenase family protein: protein MTAHDDPTGQQPEPYDLIGVGIGPFNLSLAALADRAEAISALFLDARPEFRWHPGMLVDGARMQVPFLADLVTLVDPTNPWSFLNYLREQQRLFPFYFAERFQLPRREYDHYCRWAAERLPNCRFDSPVTAVHWDAEEQLYLVHAAGAVHRARHLVLGTGTEPARPEAFAPLRAHPAVLHSADYLTKGQVLDGARDITVVGSGQSGAEVFLDLLRRRAGDGTRLRWLTRTRALAPMEYSKLGLEQFTPDYTRYFHGLPAEVRDALVPAQWQLHKAASAETLAEIHDHLYERTVGRPIDAEPVEILPGTAVAEAAPGPCGGLELHCRHADSGRGHLVRTDAVVLATGYRAVRPAALDPIAELIDWDAQGRYRVDLDHRVATKPELTGGLYVQNAELHTHGVGTPDLGLGAHRAAVILNAVAGKTLHPLPHRTAWTTFLPPSAPACAPPAAPVGLPRPQEGTERAAASR from the coding sequence ATGACTGCCCACGACGACCCGACGGGCCAGCAACCCGAGCCGTACGACCTGATCGGCGTCGGCATCGGCCCGTTCAACCTCTCGCTGGCCGCGCTCGCCGACCGGGCCGAGGCGATCAGCGCGCTGTTCCTGGACGCCAGACCCGAGTTCCGCTGGCACCCCGGCATGCTCGTCGACGGCGCCCGGATGCAGGTCCCGTTCCTCGCCGACCTGGTCACCCTGGTCGACCCCACCAATCCGTGGTCGTTCCTCAACTACCTGCGCGAGCAGCAGCGGCTGTTCCCGTTCTACTTCGCCGAGCGCTTCCAGCTGCCCCGCCGCGAGTACGACCACTACTGCCGGTGGGCCGCCGAGCGCCTCCCCAACTGCCGCTTCGACAGCCCCGTCACCGCCGTGCACTGGGACGCCGAGGAGCAGCTCTACCTGGTGCACGCCGCCGGCGCGGTGCACCGGGCCCGCCACCTGGTCCTCGGCACCGGCACCGAGCCCGCCCGGCCCGAGGCCTTCGCCCCGCTGCGCGCCCACCCCGCCGTGCTGCACTCCGCCGACTACCTGACGAAGGGGCAGGTGCTCGACGGGGCCCGGGACATCACCGTGGTCGGCTCCGGCCAGTCCGGCGCCGAGGTGTTCCTGGACCTGCTGCGCCGGCGGGCCGGCGACGGCACCCGGCTGCGCTGGCTCACCCGCACCAGGGCGCTCGCCCCGATGGAGTACTCCAAGCTCGGCCTGGAGCAGTTCACCCCGGACTACACCCGTTACTTCCACGGCCTGCCGGCGGAGGTCCGGGACGCGCTGGTCCCCGCCCAGTGGCAGCTGCACAAGGCCGCCAGCGCGGAGACCCTCGCCGAGATCCACGACCACCTGTACGAGCGGACCGTCGGCCGGCCGATCGACGCCGAACCGGTGGAGATCCTCCCCGGCACCGCCGTCGCCGAGGCCGCCCCGGGCCCGTGCGGCGGCCTCGAACTGCACTGCCGGCACGCCGACTCCGGCCGCGGCCACCTGGTCCGCACCGACGCCGTGGTGCTCGCCACCGGCTACCGGGCGGTCCGCCCCGCCGCGCTCGACCCGATCGCCGAGCTGATCGACTGGGACGCCCAGGGGCGCTACCGCGTCGACCTGGACCACCGGGTCGCCACCAAGCCCGAACTCACCGGCGGTCTGTACGTCCAGAACGCCGAGCTGCACACTCACGGAGTCGGCACCCCGGACCTCGGACTCGGCGCGCACCGCGCCGCCGTGATCCTCAACGCCGTCGCGGGCAAGACGCTCCACCCGCTGCCCCACCGCACCGCCTGGACCACGTTCCTCCCACCCTCCGCCCCAGCATGTGCGCCACCTGCAGCCCCGGTGGGGCTCCCGCGACCCCAGGAAGGAACCGAGCGTGCCGCAGCCAGCCGCTGA